The proteins below come from a single Candidatus Polarisedimenticolia bacterium genomic window:
- a CDS encoding biotin transporter BioY, with translation MSTTMGGLVSHPEGGQAAPGIGNVRSVSRPLTRVVLVLGFALLTWAGARVSVPLPLTPVPGTLQTLAVLLAGALLGPRAGAASQVSYLLLGLAGLPVFALPGAGPAYFLGPTGGYLVGFVIAAWTTGWLVRRLRGLGTWGTLAAFLAGSVAVHACGLAWLSVFLGGPAAAWRAGSVPFLLFDLAKVMVATGIHAGFLRWKVSSRH, from the coding sequence ATGAGCACGACGATGGGAGGCCTCGTTTCGCATCCCGAAGGGGGGCAGGCGGCCCCTGGCATCGGCAACGTCCGGTCGGTCTCTCGCCCCCTCACCCGGGTCGTCCTGGTGCTCGGATTCGCGCTTCTGACCTGGGCAGGGGCCAGGGTCTCGGTCCCGCTCCCCTTGACGCCGGTTCCCGGGACCCTCCAGACGCTGGCTGTCCTGCTCGCCGGAGCTCTGCTCGGCCCGCGCGCCGGCGCGGCGAGCCAGGTGTCTTATCTTCTTTTAGGGCTGGCAGGGCTGCCGGTCTTCGCTCTGCCGGGCGCGGGACCGGCCTACTTTCTCGGGCCGACCGGAGGCTACCTCGTCGGGTTTGTCATAGCAGCATGGACGACCGGATGGCTCGTCAGGAGGCTCCGCGGACTGGGAACCTGGGGAACCCTCGCCGCATTCCTGGCCGGGAGCGTCGCCGTCCATGCCTGCGGCCTGGCCTGGTTGTCCGTGTTTCTGGGCGGCCCTGCCGCCGCGTGGCGCGCCGGGTCGGTGCCGTTTCTCCTCTTCGACCTCGCCAAAGTGATGGTGGCGACGGGGATTCACGCCGGTTTCCTGCGATGGAAGGTCAGCTCGAGGCACTGA